The Niastella koreensis GR20-10 genome includes a window with the following:
- a CDS encoding MATE family efflux transporter, which yields MKQTIELLKLALTGKEKQFTSGSINRAIVLLAVPMVLELVMESLFVCANLFFISRLGANAISIAGTTESVITFSYSVSIGLSVSASSLISRRIGEQKPKTAGLTAMQVIYIGLGISLVISIVTCVCYQQILSCMGLSAALINEGKLFAEIMFGSTLFIIIRITNNGIFRGSGDAALAMRTLWLSNGLNILLCPVFIFGWGRFPAMGLTGAAIATALARIAGVGYQSWYLLRGKTIVTIGKAQLLLVPAIMKKIIKHATGGTLQYMIPASSWLFMIKIVSHFGSNALAGYIIAQRVASVATMPAWGIGNAAGVLTGQNLGAKQPERAVQTVWKAGSINMCFLIAVAIAWFFAARPVVSLYSDVPEVVGYSILYIRFISMAYILLGYTMVIARSLNAAGDIRQVSLLYILMFYCTQLPLAWLLGIVLNCGPKGIFIAILVSELVLAIACIVVFRKGKWQRIKV from the coding sequence ATGAAACAAACCATTGAGCTGTTGAAACTGGCGTTGACGGGTAAGGAAAAACAATTTACCTCGGGCAGTATTAACCGGGCCATTGTATTACTGGCGGTGCCCATGGTGCTGGAACTGGTGATGGAATCGTTGTTTGTTTGCGCCAACCTGTTTTTTATCAGCAGACTGGGCGCCAACGCCATTTCCATTGCGGGTACTACAGAGTCGGTGATCACTTTTTCCTATTCGGTCTCTATTGGGTTGAGCGTGTCGGCCTCGTCGCTTATTTCCCGGCGTATTGGGGAACAAAAACCCAAAACCGCAGGCCTCACGGCCATGCAGGTGATCTATATCGGGCTGGGAATCTCATTGGTCATAAGCATAGTAACATGTGTATGCTACCAGCAAATATTAAGCTGTATGGGTTTATCTGCCGCACTTATCAATGAAGGCAAACTGTTTGCTGAAATCATGTTTGGCAGTACGTTGTTCATCATTATCCGGATCACTAACAATGGCATCTTCCGGGGATCGGGTGATGCCGCCCTGGCCATGCGCACCCTCTGGCTCTCGAACGGACTCAATATTTTATTATGTCCCGTTTTTATCTTCGGCTGGGGACGCTTCCCCGCCATGGGTTTAACCGGCGCTGCTATTGCAACTGCATTGGCACGAATTGCCGGTGTAGGGTATCAATCGTGGTACCTGTTACGTGGCAAAACCATCGTCACCATTGGTAAAGCGCAGTTGTTACTGGTTCCTGCCATCATGAAGAAGATCATAAAGCACGCCACCGGCGGCACCTTGCAATACATGATCCCGGCTTCCAGCTGGTTGTTTATGATAAAGATCGTATCGCATTTCGGGTCCAATGCCCTGGCTGGTTACATCATTGCACAACGGGTGGCCTCTGTTGCCACCATGCCTGCCTGGGGCATTGGCAATGCCGCCGGTGTACTCACCGGGCAGAACCTGGGCGCCAAACAGCCGGAACGCGCGGTGCAAACCGTATGGAAAGCCGGTTCCATCAACATGTGCTTTTTGATAGCAGTTGCTATAGCCTGGTTCTTTGCCGCCCGGCCTGTAGTCAGTTTGTATTCCGATGTACCTGAGGTGGTCGGCTACAGCATCCTGTATATCCGGTTCATTTCCATGGCTTATATTTTGCTTGGGTATACGATGGTGATTGCCCGTTCCTTAAATGCAGCCGGCGATATCAGGCAGGTATCGCTGTTATACATTCTCATGTTTTATTGCACCCAATTACCCCTGGCCTGGCTGCTGGGCATTGTGCTCAACTGTGGACCAAAGGGAATTTTCATTGCCATTCTTGTTTCGGAACTGGTACTGGCGATTGCCTGTATTGTGGTATTCCGGAAGGGGAAGTGGCAGCGGATAAAGGTGTGA
- a CDS encoding IucA/IucC family protein translates to MINKPLAGTGPLSIAIWQKVNNRLLAKSLAELMHEEVAQPVVVSEDKDGRTHFRLATDHAHIEYTFTGYKRLLDYWQIEATGIQRSENGVPSIATDACLFFVELQNTFGIRPFTLAHYIEELLHTLYADAYLDKRGRYTAAQLAAADYQTAEHQMDGHPWVIVNKSRLGFNYNEYSQYAPEADQPVQLSWIAVHKSRAGFCCLNHIDEQSFFEQELGKATVDSFKKIITDLNCDVAEYTFIPVHPWQWNNKLLVQYAMEIANKLLIPLGTGEDVYSPQQSIRTFYNTSWPEKHYVKTAISVLSTGNIRGLSPKQMAIAPRVTTWVMEMLQQDAYLQSLGLILLGEVATVSYHHPYYQAIADPPYQYKEFLGVLWRESAAKYLQPGERLITMASLLYVDDAGHSMIGELVKRSGLTTDEWLLAYLQAYLKPLLQIYYRHSLCVTPHGENIILVLKNDVPVRIIIKDFVDDIVLTEEAKEKLPKDLAEGMIASSNKDNIPLFILLGVFDAFFRYLSNVLHTYDGYTETEFWQQVCEVILEYQEAHPALAHKFTKYNLFVPEFKRFYINSVRLLGNAYEEKTSFAIPRKGGVLQNPLAAIKQPVLPL, encoded by the coding sequence ATGATCAACAAACCATTAGCGGGCACAGGCCCGCTTTCAATAGCCATCTGGCAAAAAGTGAACAACCGGTTGCTGGCCAAGAGCCTTGCCGAACTGATGCACGAAGAAGTGGCCCAACCCGTTGTTGTTTCGGAAGATAAAGACGGCCGTACGCATTTCCGGTTAGCAACCGACCATGCGCACATTGAATATACTTTCACCGGTTACAAACGCCTGCTCGATTACTGGCAAATTGAAGCCACTGGTATCCAGCGGAGTGAGAACGGTGTACCCTCCATAGCCACGGATGCCTGTCTGTTTTTTGTAGAACTGCAAAATACTTTTGGCATCCGTCCATTTACGCTGGCGCACTATATTGAAGAGCTGCTGCATACTTTGTATGCAGACGCTTATCTGGATAAACGCGGCCGCTATACAGCGGCCCAATTGGCAGCGGCGGATTACCAGACAGCAGAACACCAAATGGACGGTCATCCCTGGGTGATCGTAAACAAGAGCAGGCTGGGTTTCAATTACAACGAGTATTCGCAATATGCGCCGGAAGCCGATCAGCCTGTTCAACTCAGCTGGATCGCCGTGCATAAAAGCCGCGCCGGTTTCTGTTGCCTGAACCACATTGATGAACAATCGTTCTTTGAACAGGAACTGGGTAAGGCAACGGTTGATTCATTTAAAAAGATCATTACCGATCTGAATTGCGATGTGGCTGAATATACCTTCATCCCGGTTCATCCCTGGCAATGGAACAACAAACTGCTGGTGCAATATGCTATGGAAATCGCCAACAAACTGTTGATTCCCTTAGGCACGGGTGAAGATGTATATTCTCCACAACAAAGCATCCGTACATTTTATAATACCAGTTGGCCGGAGAAGCATTACGTAAAAACCGCCATTTCGGTCTTAAGTACGGGCAATATCAGAGGACTCTCGCCTAAACAAATGGCCATTGCACCCCGCGTTACCACTTGGGTTATGGAGATGCTGCAGCAGGATGCCTACTTACAAAGCCTGGGTTTGATTTTATTGGGTGAAGTTGCCACGGTGAGTTATCATCATCCGTATTATCAGGCCATCGCTGATCCGCCTTACCAGTATAAAGAATTCCTGGGTGTATTGTGGCGGGAAAGCGCCGCTAAATATTTGCAACCCGGCGAACGCCTCATTACCATGGCCTCGCTGTTGTATGTTGATGATGCCGGGCATTCTATGATTGGTGAACTGGTGAAACGGAGCGGCCTTACAACAGACGAGTGGCTGCTGGCTTATTTACAGGCTTACCTGAAACCTTTGTTGCAGATCTATTACCGGCATTCGCTTTGTGTAACGCCTCATGGCGAAAACATTATCCTTGTATTAAAGAACGATGTGCCGGTGCGCATCATCATCAAGGATTTTGTGGATGACATTGTATTGACCGAAGAAGCCAAAGAAAAACTGCCTAAAGACCTTGCTGAGGGCATGATCGCTTCTTCCAACAAAGACAATATACCGCTGTTTATTTTGCTGGGCGTTTTTGACGCTTTTTTCCGGTACTTAAGTAATGTGCTGCATACGTATGATGGGTATACCGAAACCGAGTTCTGGCAACAGGTGTGTGAGGTGATCCTCGAGTACCAGGAAGCGCATCCCGCCCTGGCGCACAAATTCACGAAATACAATTTGTTTGTACCGGAATTCAAACGGTTTTATATCAACAGTGTGCGGCTGCTGGGCAATGCGTATGAGGAAAAGACCAGCTTTGCCATTCCGCGAAAAGGCGGCGTATTGCAAAATCCATTGGCAGCCATTAAACAACCCGTTCTTCCCTTATAA
- a CDS encoding SusC/RagA family TonB-linked outer membrane protein — protein sequence MIFSGFGSWASYVPEWTKNQLLLQKKFFYFFMRVSVAWIICMVCCLQVIVANHTHAQTLHEVSITLSLKDESLEQAFKKIEKLTPFRFAYKKNDIGAVQHLNLEAGLTPVDKILKQLFEGTPLQFEQSNYTIFINGAVNPDSSTYIQKSFTSDTALTIRGKVLSPEGNSLAGAVITVKGTRFGTAASATGNFEIRDVPLHSVLLITFVGYEPYEIPVTGETNYFLVKLTPVKEILDEVTVSVVNTGYQKLPEERATGSYSIITAKDLEKMPVANLIQRIEGLATGLQPQIKAGDNSFVYQGLTQGIASNTRTIGNNDYDLNVRGNTTMRGEKMPLIVVDGFPTEFDIKTLNPADIEQITILKDAAAASIWGARAANGVIIIDTKKGRNKNQPTVNVSANYTAYGSPRFNYLPLANSAQIINYEEELINKNLNLYNPLTMAPMYKFYKSDASDLVYKVKAGIIDSATYKAGIARLSAINGYDQYKKYLLQPANAQSYNLSVSGGNEFHTYFLSAAYSREVTSAVGTNGDRFTATANQSFKLLKKATLGISLKTALFNYKNNGTGVSRLGLGGNTYLPYNQIFDENGNKKYYSYTYYQGRTDTLQSLRGYMNWGYNYLDELTANDKTIQDNTYSGTMNLNVPIYKGLSANGEFMLEKYYQNSRLWNGPDSYAARDAVNSATSVNYANGALTYGIPQGGILLQNSSRNTNYSARGQLLYNETIHSIHQINAIAGTEIRQTKQSQNSPAPMYGYNMQTGITQPVLGTYTNVNGTTVSANTLPINQQYDKTRRFLSYYGNAAYTLMNKYSLSASVRYDDYNNFGVDRKYRATPLWSAGAKWNIIGEKFMHAVPFINALALRATYGYNGNIAPDVYPFTAISLSSSYVTGQPAASIVQPANPGLRWEKTGITNLGIDYGLFNNRLMGSIEWYSKKGKDILYQFPIDPTYGVNTLTTNNTRIDAKGFEASITGAFIRRKNIDWSATFNFSYNKNKLADNRFQPNSATYSSLSGANIVGYPTTALWTYRFAGLDNTGMTQVYAGDKTTKLAPSLNPTSIDALYYAGTTVAPYYGSLSQTFRYKHFTLFALGTYSFGSVFRRPTISTYASTRQTVVQYDLNKDIDKRWRKAGDEATTNVPGIAGVYAPTSLFRYAFSDINVLSGSYIRLREVSLTYSLPAAMAKRVLAKNIDFSFTVRNPGLLWTKNKEKIDPDFIPVLSQNTLALPPSASYNMALGINF from the coding sequence ATGATTTTTTCAGGATTTGGTTCATGGGCATCCTATGTGCCTGAATGGACAAAAAATCAACTGCTTTTACAGAAAAAATTCTTTTACTTCTTTATGCGTGTGAGTGTTGCCTGGATAATATGTATGGTTTGTTGCCTGCAGGTAATTGTGGCAAACCATACCCATGCACAAACCTTACATGAAGTAAGCATTACCCTCTCCTTAAAAGATGAAAGCCTTGAACAGGCTTTCAAAAAAATAGAAAAGCTCACCCCTTTTCGTTTTGCCTATAAGAAAAACGACATCGGCGCAGTTCAACACCTGAACCTGGAAGCAGGCCTTACACCGGTTGACAAAATACTGAAACAACTGTTCGAGGGAACGCCGCTGCAATTTGAGCAATCGAACTATACTATTTTCATAAATGGAGCTGTGAATCCCGACAGCAGCACCTATATACAAAAAAGTTTTACGAGCGATACAGCTTTAACCATCAGGGGCAAGGTGCTTTCACCCGAAGGCAATTCCCTGGCGGGCGCCGTGATCACCGTGAAAGGCACCCGGTTTGGTACGGCTGCCAGCGCAACTGGTAATTTTGAAATAAGGGATGTGCCGCTACACTCCGTATTGCTGATCACTTTTGTAGGGTATGAACCTTATGAAATACCAGTTACCGGCGAAACCAATTATTTCCTGGTAAAACTTACTCCCGTAAAAGAGATCCTGGATGAGGTAACCGTATCGGTAGTGAATACCGGTTATCAAAAACTGCCGGAAGAACGCGCCACCGGTTCTTACAGCATTATTACAGCAAAAGACCTGGAGAAAATGCCAGTCGCGAATCTGATCCAGCGCATCGAGGGCCTGGCCACCGGTTTGCAACCACAAATAAAAGCGGGCGATAACAGCTTCGTATACCAGGGCCTTACCCAGGGAATTGCCAGTAACACCCGCACCATTGGAAACAATGATTACGACCTTAACGTACGGGGTAATACGACCATGCGGGGTGAAAAAATGCCTTTGATCGTTGTGGATGGATTTCCCACTGAGTTTGATATCAAAACCCTGAACCCGGCAGATATTGAACAGATCACTATTTTAAAAGATGCAGCCGCCGCATCCATCTGGGGCGCGCGGGCTGCCAATGGCGTGATCATTATCGATACTAAAAAAGGAAGAAATAAAAACCAGCCAACGGTTAACGTATCGGCTAATTATACCGCATACGGTTCTCCCCGTTTTAACTACCTGCCGCTGGCCAACAGTGCCCAGATCATTAATTACGAGGAAGAATTGATCAACAAAAACCTGAACCTGTACAACCCGCTCACCATGGCGCCCATGTACAAATTTTACAAGAGCGATGCGAGCGACCTGGTGTACAAAGTAAAAGCCGGTATAATTGACTCCGCCACCTATAAAGCAGGCATTGCCAGATTGAGTGCAATAAACGGCTACGATCAGTACAAAAAATACCTGTTACAACCAGCCAATGCGCAAAGCTATAACCTGAGTGTAAGTGGTGGCAACGAGTTTCACACCTATTTTCTGTCAGCCGCTTATTCCCGCGAAGTGACCAGCGCGGTGGGTACCAATGGCGACCGCTTTACCGCTACCGCCAACCAATCGTTCAAGCTGTTAAAAAAAGCAACGCTGGGCATCAGTTTAAAAACAGCCCTGTTCAATTATAAGAACAACGGCACCGGCGTTTCAAGGCTGGGCCTGGGCGGCAATACTTACCTGCCCTACAACCAGATCTTCGATGAGAACGGAAACAAGAAATATTATTCCTACACGTATTACCAGGGCAGAACAGATACGCTGCAAAGCCTGCGCGGTTATATGAACTGGGGCTATAACTACCTGGACGAGTTGACTGCAAATGACAAAACCATCCAGGACAATACTTACAGTGGTACCATGAACCTGAATGTGCCGATCTATAAAGGACTTTCGGCAAACGGCGAGTTCATGCTGGAAAAATATTATCAAAACAGCCGCTTGTGGAATGGCCCGGATTCATACGCTGCCCGTGACGCCGTTAACTCAGCCACCAGCGTAAATTATGCCAACGGAGCCCTTACTTACGGCATACCCCAGGGTGGGATATTATTACAGAACAGTTCCCGCAATACCAATTACAGCGCCCGGGGCCAGTTGTTGTATAATGAAACCATACACAGCATTCACCAGATAAACGCCATCGCAGGCACCGAGATCAGGCAAACCAAACAAAGCCAAAACTCACCTGCACCCATGTATGGGTACAACATGCAAACCGGCATTACCCAGCCCGTATTGGGTACGTATACCAACGTGAACGGAACTACGGTCTCTGCGAATACCTTACCTATCAACCAGCAGTACGACAAAACAAGGCGTTTCCTCTCGTATTATGGCAATGCCGCCTATACGCTGATGAATAAATATTCTTTATCTGCCAGCGTACGCTACGATGATTATAACAACTTTGGGGTTGATAGAAAATACCGGGCAACACCCTTGTGGTCTGCCGGCGCCAAATGGAATATCATTGGCGAGAAATTTATGCACGCTGTCCCTTTTATCAATGCACTGGCACTTCGCGCCACCTACGGGTACAATGGCAATATCGCCCCGGATGTTTATCCGTTCACCGCTATCAGTTTAAGCTCCAGTTATGTAACCGGTCAGCCCGCCGCTTCTATTGTGCAACCGGCCAACCCTGGCCTACGCTGGGAAAAAACCGGGATAACAAACCTGGGTATCGACTATGGTTTATTTAACAACCGGTTAATGGGTAGCATTGAATGGTACAGCAAAAAAGGGAAAGACATTTTATACCAGTTCCCCATTGACCCAACTTATGGCGTAAACACCTTAACCACCAACAACACCCGCATAGATGCTAAGGGTTTTGAAGCCAGCATCACGGGCGCATTCATACGCAGGAAGAACATTGACTGGTCGGCCACCTTCAATTTCTCATACAACAAGAACAAACTGGCTGATAACCGGTTCCAGCCCAACTCCGCCACCTATTCATCGCTGTCGGGCGCAAATATTGTTGGCTATCCGACTACAGCCCTTTGGACCTACCGGTTTGCCGGACTGGATAACACCGGCATGACACAGGTATATGCAGGCGATAAAACAACCAAACTGGCGCCCTCGCTAAACCCAACCAGCATCGATGCTTTGTATTATGCAGGCACTACAGTTGCGCCTTATTACGGCAGCTTAAGTCAGACCTTCCGCTACAAACATTTTACGCTGTTTGCACTGGGCACTTACAGTTTTGGCTCGGTCTTCCGCCGGCCTACGATATCAACGTATGCATCTACCCGCCAAACAGTGGTACAATATGATCTTAACAAAGACATCGACAAACGCTGGCGTAAAGCAGGTGATGAAGCCACTACCAATGTACCAGGCATTGCCGGGGTATATGCACCAACCAGCCTGTTCCGGTATGCCTTCTCCGATATCAATGTATTGAGCGGAAGCTACATCAGGTTACGGGAAGTATCACTTACTTACAGCCTGCCTGCCGCGATGGCCAAACGTGTTCTGGCTAAAAATATCGATTTCAGTTTCACGGTTAGAAATCCGGGGTTGTTGTGGACAAAGAACAAGGAAAAGATCGATCCTGATTTTATTCCGGTGCTGAGCCAGAACACCCTCGCCCTGCCGCCATCTGCATCTTATAACATGGCGTTGGGAATTAATTTCTAA
- a CDS encoding FecR family protein → MSKQELTNLLQQYLFQDISPEKKQELATLIANATDEEQLRASLEEIWNNYQPLEALPGRDSEAYYNGILKTIKQQPGDNPVKTIPPVHRVHFLKRSWVRIAAAAVLIITAGAILLNRQQADNPKTAGNLPGTTTGSMAVNNRYLTLPDGSKVLLHGNSKLEYAGPFTGNTREVTLTGEAYFDVAHDAGKPFIIHSGKLKTTVLGTAFNIKAWPTEKEITVTVTRGKVKVENESGVLGIITPDQQISFNTGNNESKQETVNAESALSWKNQEYTMDNVTIDEAITELQIRYGIIMEIATTENTANCRVTASFKQDESLDYVLNVICKLYKASWKNENGKIVISNIHCTE, encoded by the coding sequence ATGTCAAAACAGGAATTAACAAACCTGCTTCAGCAATATTTGTTCCAAGACATCAGTCCTGAAAAAAAACAGGAGCTGGCCACCCTTATTGCCAATGCCACCGATGAAGAACAATTACGTGCTTCGCTGGAAGAGATCTGGAATAATTACCAGCCCCTGGAGGCCTTACCGGGCCGGGACAGTGAAGCTTATTACAACGGTATTCTGAAAACAATAAAACAACAGCCTGGCGATAATCCCGTTAAAACAATACCACCTGTTCACCGGGTACATTTCCTTAAACGGTCATGGGTGCGGATCGCCGCTGCAGCCGTTCTTATTATAACCGCAGGCGCTATCCTGTTGAACCGGCAACAGGCTGATAACCCAAAAACTGCCGGGAATTTACCTGGCACCACTACCGGCTCGATGGCCGTTAACAACCGGTACCTGACCTTACCAGATGGCAGTAAAGTATTGCTGCATGGCAACAGTAAACTGGAATATGCCGGCCCTTTTACCGGCAATACCCGGGAAGTGACGCTGACCGGTGAGGCCTATTTTGATGTGGCGCATGATGCCGGCAAGCCATTCATTATTCACAGCGGTAAATTAAAGACCACCGTATTGGGTACCGCCTTCAACATAAAAGCCTGGCCAACGGAGAAAGAAATAACCGTAACTGTTACCAGGGGGAAAGTAAAAGTTGAGAACGAAAGCGGCGTACTGGGCATCATTACCCCCGATCAGCAGATCAGTTTCAATACCGGGAATAATGAATCGAAACAAGAGACAGTAAATGCGGAATCGGCATTGTCGTGGAAGAACCAGGAATACACCATGGACAATGTAACCATCGATGAGGCCATTACTGAGTTACAGATCAGGTATGGCATTATAATGGAAATAGCCACCACTGAAAACACCGCTAACTGCCGGGTTACCGCCTCCTTTAAACAGGATGAATCCCTCGATTATGTGCTGAATGTAATTTGTAAACTCTACAAAGCTTCCTGGAAAAACGAAAATGGCAAAATAGTGATCTCGAACATCCATTGCACCGAATAG
- a CDS encoding RNA polymerase sigma factor, translated as MTDFSANTDSALLSALANDDEQAFAALYHKYHQKLFYFVLNFTQSQQAAEDALQEVFVKIWADRNQLTGISNFNAWIFRVAKNHVLNGLKKMARETLILTEIARDMNTGTEDTYNLLSYKVVYAVLKTAVEELPPQQKLVMELSRDEGLKYEEIGARLNISPLTVKKHAAQALQYLREKIKRHYALSTPLLYVFVLLQNFF; from the coding sequence TTGACAGACTTTTCAGCAAATACAGATTCCGCACTATTATCGGCCCTGGCGAACGATGACGAACAGGCATTTGCCGCCCTGTACCATAAATACCACCAGAAACTTTTCTATTTTGTTTTGAACTTCACCCAGTCGCAACAGGCTGCGGAAGATGCGTTGCAGGAAGTTTTTGTAAAGATCTGGGCCGATAGAAATCAACTCACCGGTATTTCCAACTTCAATGCCTGGATCTTTCGCGTTGCCAAAAACCATGTGCTTAACGGTCTTAAAAAAATGGCCCGGGAAACGCTGATCCTTACAGAAATTGCCCGGGACATGAATACAGGTACGGAAGACACTTATAACCTGCTAAGTTATAAGGTTGTATACGCCGTGCTGAAGACCGCGGTGGAAGAACTGCCCCCGCAACAAAAACTGGTGATGGAACTAAGCCGCGATGAAGGCCTGAAATATGAAGAGATCGGGGCCCGGTTGAATATTTCGCCGCTGACGGTAAAAAAACATGCAGCCCAGGCCCTGCAATACCTGCGCGAAAAAATTAAGCGGCACTATGCCCTGTCCACTCCCCTGCTCTACGTCTTTGTCTTATTGCAAAACTTTTTTTGA
- a CDS encoding acyl carrier protein, whose protein sequence is MHPQQNLQEVISKAFGIPANDITDELEYQSIPEWDSVSHLVLVTELEAAYGITIELEDVLTMGSVAKIKELLKKYNVEEKAIS, encoded by the coding sequence ATGCATCCACAACAAAACCTACAGGAAGTAATAAGCAAAGCTTTCGGCATTCCTGCAAACGACATTACCGACGAACTGGAATACCAAAGCATTCCCGAGTGGGATTCCGTATCGCACCTGGTGCTGGTAACAGAACTGGAAGCAGCTTATGGCATTACCATCGAGCTCGAAGACGTGTTAACCATGGGCAGCGTAGCTAAAATAAAAGAGCTGCTTAAGAAATACAATGTAGAAGAGAAAGCTATTTCATAA
- a CDS encoding AMP-binding protein: MTLYEHILNNKDLFFIDAQTGHAVPVRSFHQSLPVDNRQGLVFIYNDNSIASAEVLLNFLNSPFTVVLLSVQLHPSFKQNLEALYTPCYIYDPGRVAAFGYNAVVASLTIQLLKRKTPAEYDIHSNIKLLLSTSGSTGSPKFVKLSNENLVQNAFSILDYMPIKKTDVVPLNVPIVFVYGLSIFTTNCMAAGSILCTNKDLLQPGFWTDFTKYQCSTIGGVPYVYEMLQRIGFFKKDHPSLRYMTQTGGILNQALRQEIVRYVTTYNKQFIAQYGQTEAAGRMAWLPQEQLLTKAASIGRPIKNGSFEIDADTSELIYYGPNVFGGYVNSPADLSSWHKTDKLYTGDVARQDEEGYYYITGRIKRIIKLFGSRLNLDEIELILKNAMGGQTVVCTGINDKYLLVTHVNDQLETETIKQLLKEKLNIHPTAVQVKYLPSMPLTSNGKIDYMSISLQA; this comes from the coding sequence ATGACCTTATACGAACACATCCTAAACAACAAAGACCTGTTTTTCATAGATGCGCAAACCGGCCACGCGGTGCCTGTGCGCAGCTTTCACCAATCCCTGCCTGTAGATAACCGGCAGGGACTGGTTTTTATTTACAACGATAACAGCATCGCGTCGGCAGAAGTGTTGTTGAATTTTTTGAACAGTCCCTTCACCGTAGTATTGTTAAGCGTGCAACTGCATCCTTCGTTCAAACAAAACCTGGAAGCTTTGTATACCCCCTGCTATATTTACGATCCGGGGCGGGTGGCGGCCTTTGGATACAACGCCGTTGTTGCCTCACTCACCATTCAATTATTAAAAAGAAAAACGCCGGCGGAGTATGACATTCATTCCAACATAAAACTGCTGCTGAGCACCTCCGGCAGTACGGGTTCGCCCAAATTTGTAAAACTCTCCAATGAGAACCTGGTACAAAATGCCTTTTCCATTCTTGATTACATGCCCATTAAAAAAACAGATGTAGTGCCGCTGAATGTACCTATCGTATTTGTTTATGGATTATCTATTTTCACTACCAATTGTATGGCGGCAGGTTCCATTCTTTGCACCAATAAAGACCTGCTGCAACCCGGTTTCTGGACCGACTTTACCAAATACCAATGCAGCACCATTGGCGGCGTGCCCTATGTATATGAAATGCTGCAACGGATCGGGTTCTTTAAAAAAGATCATCCTTCACTCAGGTATATGACGCAAACCGGCGGCATCCTTAACCAGGCATTGCGCCAGGAGATCGTTCGCTATGTTACCACCTACAACAAACAGTTCATTGCGCAATACGGTCAAACCGAAGCGGCAGGCCGCATGGCCTGGTTACCGCAGGAGCAACTGCTTACGAAAGCTGCGTCTATTGGCCGCCCCATAAAAAACGGGAGTTTCGAGATAGACGCGGACACCAGCGAGCTGATCTATTATGGACCCAATGTGTTTGGCGGCTATGTGAACAGTCCGGCCGATTTAAGCAGCTGGCACAAAACAGATAAACTGTATACCGGCGATGTGGCCCGCCAGGACGAGGAAGGTTATTATTATATAACAGGAAGAATCAAACGCATCATCAAACTATTCGGCAGCCGCCTCAACCTCGATGAAATAGAACTGATCCTGAAAAATGCGATGGGCGGTCAAACCGTAGTGTGTACGGGCATAAACGATAAATACCTGTTGGTAACGCATGTAAACGACCAGCTGGAAACCGAGACCATCAAACAGCTTTTAAAAGAAAAACTGAATATCCATCCCACAGCGGTGCAGGTTAAATACCTGCCCTCTATGCCGCTTACATCGAATGGGAAAATTGATTACATGAGTATTAGTCTCCAAGCGTAG